The genome window agtgtccttcagtaAACTCAAACTCACCAACAACAAGGGCGGGAGTAACAATATGGCACAGGTAAGAACCCAACCCTGCATTGTTTAGTTTTAGATTTagttttgatctttttttgatGTTCTTTTGCACAGATGATCGTTCTGCAATCCCTGCACAAGTACCAGCCGCGTCTGCACGTGGTGGAGGTGAAGGAGGACGGCAGCGAGGACGCCTTCCACGCGTCCAAAGCGCAAACCTTCGTCTTTCCCGAGACGCAGTTTATCGCCGTCACCGCCTACCAAAACGCTGACGTGGGTGAAAGTTTCGAAGCATGAAATTTCACTGTCTGGAAAATGTCCAATTTTCTcttattgtttttctccctTGTAGATAACACAGTTGAAAATCGACCATAACCCCTTCGCCAAAGGTTTCCGCGACAGTTACGACACGTGAGTGCAGTAAGATTTCTTTAGCGTGGATtttaaaagtctacacaccccaatccaaattccatttttttggagaaatatttcaggggtgtgtagactttctATATGCATTACCATACTGTATCATTATTCAAAACGATGCACGTTTAAATGCGCTTTGCAATCATGTGTTAAAACCGATGCATCTGCTTCAACAGACtaagcacaaaaaaagaaggacaAGATTAAATAGAAGATAAGATTCTTGTTTTCATTGCGGTCAAACAGACAACACGTGATGGAACAAGATAACACGACAAAAATTTCTTTTTAAGAAAATTACAGAAACaaagtccatttttttccaagtaaAAGTTTTTCCGTGCCCTTTGTGGAGATAGTTGATAGATGTTTGAGGTTTTGAGGCAGGAAGTCACAAGTTTGCTAAcctcccccccttccccttCCTCCCCCACCCTGTCGCCCGCCTAGTCTGTACGCACCGCCCGACCCAGAGCgcctcaccccctcccccacgGAGAGCCAGCCACTCCTGCCTGGAGGTTGCTACCCTTCGGGGTACCTGCCGGACCCCTACATCGGCCCCCTGCCCCAGAGCCGTTTCTACGGTCGGGAAGCAGCGCTGGGCGGCCAGCAGCACAAGGACGCCCCCTCCAGCCCGGGGCCGCACTGGTACTTGCCGTCCCAGCAGGCCGTCACCCCCAACCGGCTGGACTTTGCTTCGTCCTTCGAGGGCGACTTCTCCGGGAACACCCTCTACAAGCCCTTCCCTCTGCAGACGCCTCCGTTGCCGACCCTCAGCTACTACCCCGAGCACCCGTTTGCCTCCAGCAGCGTGTCCACCACGGCGGGGTGGAGCACCACCCGGGCCCCGCCTCAGTACCTGGCCAGTAAGCCGGCCCCCAGCCTGGCTTGGTTCCGTCCCATGTCCTCGTCGCCCACGGCGCCCGGTAACTCCAGGCTGCACGTAGCCCCCCTCCACCCAGGCCCGTTGGAGCCCCTCCCCCTTGCCGACAAGGTCAAAGACGGGGCGGGGGCCGAGCAACATTGGCTGGAGCCGCCCTCTGTGAAGTCGCCCGACTCGCTGGACTCGGCCCCGTTTGAGGGCGGCGCGAGCGACGTCAAGAAGAGGAGGGTGTCGCCCTACACGTCCAGCACTGAGAACTCGCCGCCGCCCAGTTGCGAGGCGCAGATGTGTGACAAAGACGCCGATTACTTTGGCTATTATGCTCACTGAGCCACAcctccccaccaccaccaccaccagacACCCGCTTCGCTAAGCAATGCCACGTACTGGAGTACACGCTTTGTCCTCGTAGAATTACTCTGGCGCACTGGTAGAACAAGGGTTCGAAAAAAGAAGGcggaaactttttttgtgctgaCTTTCAGTATTTCAGGATGCCAAGCGGCCATGActagttggaaaaaaaagtgaagaaaagtcatttttcaacaacACTCTTTTCTCGTATTTCATTCCGGAGAAGACGCCTTTattctaacaaaaaaaaagctttgtattataaaaaaataatttttgttccagaaaaatgtgacttttttttcctttatcaTTGCACCTTTTGTTTACCTTGATTCCTGCAGTGATGTCATATTTATCCACGACAATCATATCAGAGCTTTTTAATTGGCCTCACGCTCAGGTAGGGAGGGAGGAGTCAATTCTGGGTGACCATAGTCTCGTTACATTCAAAGTGTGAAAAATTCAATTCCGTCCCCCACCCTGaggtcaaaaataaatcagaacATTTGGAGGCGGTGACAGAGCATAGAGGTGGATCAATGGTTGGCGACAGTTACCGTGATCTCCCACGGTGCGTTCGAGGCCAGTGGGAAAGAAGAGCGTTGCAGGCTGCGGtcccttcttcttctgtggtCCCCCAAAAGTGGGTCACTCACACACCTGGAGCCAAACAGACACTTGTCACCGCTGTAAGCAGGAAGTAGAAAGTGACCACACAGACCCCGGGggggaaggggtggggggcaatGTCTGTGTGCGAGAGAGCCACCAAGTCACAACCGCAAATGACAGAACCAGTTCCAAAGGTATGAGTCGAAACTGAGCATCTTCAACGTGACTGATGTCTCATGCCGAGGTCACAgcgaaaaataaatgaatcaaataaAACGGGGTTGATGTGCATATTTGAAAGACAAACCAAGCAATAACCATCCTGCCAAAAAGTGAGATTTCTAAAAGTGTTATTTATTCAAGGTGGCACAATTGAGTAATGTTGTACTGTTGCTTCTTATTTTCTATTCAAATAAAAGCTTAAAGGAAACATAGTATGCATTTTTCacccccatacacacacacacacacacacacacacacacacacacacacacacacacacacacacacacacacacacacataaaagttGAAATATCAGTGATCCAATCACGGCCGTTCTCAGCCGACCACGAGcggcttttgtttgtttttgtgcgcgAACGTCACCACAGCGTGACACACGGGAGCTTTGCAAAGCCGGGATCCTCTCGGAGTTTCCAGTAAGTCTCATTTGTCAACCACACGTCGCGCCCGCAAGAGTCTTTGGCTTTTCTGGAACGACAACACAAACAATTGGTTTCAATTTTTCATCATATCTGAAGGATGGGTGAACTGACTTGAAGAACGCCGGGACGTGCTCCTCTCCTTTCTTGCCGAgctccttcctcctctccctctGCAGCTCCTCGATCTCGTCTTTCTTTCGGTCCGTCTCCTCCACTAGGCCCTCCTCCAGCATCCTGCTCACGAGACAACGAGCGGCGGCGCGTCAGCAACGTGGCTACTTCCTGCAAACCGCTCCCAGTTTGTGTTTGCGACTCCTCTGACCTCTGGTCGGGGCGCAGGCGGCTGTCAGTAGGGGGCAGCAGAGGTTTGAGGTCTGCCGTGAGCTGGTTGAGCTCCATGGCAAAGGCGGAGAAGCCGTAGTAGATCAGGTGGTCTTTGGGTTGAGGGTCTGAGGAGGCGACACAAGCCGAGATGGGAGGAAGTGAAGAGAGGACGCAGTGGaagatgcttaaaaaaaaaaaaaaagctcacttGGCTTCCAGACGCATTTGGGGGTGGGCAGCGTGTCACAGAAGATCCCCTCATGCCAGAGACCTCCAAAGCGGTGGATGACGCTGCCACTCTGGTCCAGTACGGTGCCCTGGACCTCGTTCTTGTTGGCGTCCGAGCCCCAGTAGCGAGACTGCAAAGGAGGGGGACGATAAAGCACAAACAAACGGGAGGGGGGAAAACTTTTAATGGTCAGCCGCCCACCTTGACAAAAGTGATCTTGCAGGTACACGCGTTGCTCTTCAGGTTGCGGATGGTGACTTCCCCGTAATGTTCCAGGTAGCGCTGCTGACTCAGCACGTTGTGGATGCACGTCACCACTTTGTTCCACTCGTAGTGATCTCCGTACCTGACGCCACAGCGACGAGCTCGTCAAGCAAGCAAACCTCTGCTGAAGTTCTCCAGACGTCACGCTTACCTGGGAACGGTGACGTTCACCATCCCGGTTGGCACGATCTCCAGCGACTTGCCCCAAAATTTGTTCTTCCACCTCTGGTCTGTTTTGAGAGATCAAGAGGAGCAAAGATGAGCTGAAGGCCTGGCGCCGCTTTCACTTCTACCATCGGCAAGTGTCACCTTGCCAGAAGGAGTAGTTCTCGGATTCTGCGTGGCAAGCGGAGATGGGCGGGTGGTGGCACACCTGATTCATAATGAGACATCAAAATTAAAGTGTGGCCTAAAGTGTGGAAGATTGCGTGGGCAGATTATTGTTTGACCTGCTCGCTGATGAAACGAAAAGCGCTGTCTTCCCGCACGCACTCGTAGGTCTCCCCCAGAACCGGGTTGAAGGGCTTGTAGCGGTTTCGGAAGGTGGCGGTGGAGTAGCCCGAAATGGCGAAGGCGGCAATGTAGACCTGACGGAGAGAGaatattttttgccttttgctgACTCTTATGTTTTTCCCGTGGCGTACCATCCTCTGGTAGGGgtcggcggtggcggcggcggtgtcGAGCAGCTGGCTGTACTCCAGCTCCTCGCACAGTCGCTGCAGCAGGTTGACGGGCTCGTTGAGAGCGGCCGGCATGGACACACGAGCCAGGTCCTTGCCTGCGCCGCAACGTCCAcgctcatttgtcattttttgccaGGCGGTGTGAGCTGGAATGTGCCACGACCTACCGATGTTGTTGTAGAGGATGGCCATGAGGCCCACGTGACTGTTGTCAGGACACGGCGCGGGAAGCGTTGTTCGCTGGCCGTTGCTCTTCGGAGCCACGCTGTGAGGAGATCTGGAAATGCTGGCGCGGTACTTTCGGGTGGCGGATACTGCGGGAAAGGTCGACCCAAGTGAGGTTACGTTCCACTTACGACGGAATGTAGTCAATTTGCAGATGACTCACGATGTCCTTCCTCCGGCTCGGAGTTGGACGTGCTACCGTCGCTGAGTCCCGACTCATCTGACACGTCAGAGGAACTCCCAAACAGGAAGTCATCGCTGGCGTCGAAATACTCGGCCGTCGACTCGGCCACCGAGGGAGGCCTGCGGGATGATCGCCTCCCCGCTGCCACCTACAGGACGACGCGAAGCAGATCGGGCTAGCGCACATTTGGTGGGGGGGACCTTGAAAAGTTTCACCTCATCCGTGTGGGAGTTGTCGATGTCGTTGTTTTCCCAGACTCCCCGCAGCTTCTGCCGCTCTTGGCACAATGAGTGGTGGACCGTTTGGAGCGTGGCCAAGACTGAAGATGAGAAGAACCTTTGTGACTCAACTCAAACTGTTTCATTGAGCTTCAACTATTGTGTGCGCGAGACCTCGCCGTGAAACAGCGCAGATGTCCTGCTGGATCTTCTTGCCCTCTGCAGATGAGGCAGCGTTAAGGGGGGTCAGCTGCGAGTAGACGTAGTCCGGGATGGATGGAACGGAGGCGCCCAAGTGGGAGGAGCCGCTCAGAGGGCCGGAGGATagctggagaaaaaaacaaaagcacagcGTTCAATTCGTCAACTCCACCAAAATAGTCTCACAGTTTAGTACCCTgtttccattttcaaaatggtaacaaaataagcacttttttGACCAAGCTTGGGTGACTAAAAGGGGCAGAGCTAGACAGTGCCCCGGTGTTGATTGGAGGACACGGAACGTTCACAAAACTGCGCACATCTCAGGATCTGCCCACTAGGAACTCACCGATTTTGTCATCCTACGAACAGGCTTTTGGAATGGAAAGATGACAAGTATTTTTGACCTGTGTATATATAACCCCCCTTCCCCAAAAAtcatacatacagtatacaaCATTCAGTTCCTTCTAATTGAAAAGttgtgtcccaatacttgtGTCCATAGAAGACTGCTCACCATTCCCAGTGCTTCCACTCTGGATAGGGTGCGAGAGTGACCCCACACTTTTCCTGGCTTTTGCTTCTTTGGCTTCTCCAGGGAAATATTCTGGATTCAAATGAACCAAAATATACAATCaggagttattaaaaaaaaaaaaaaaaaaggggtacACGGGCAGGCACCTGTGAGCTGATGATCCGCTGCAGTTCCCCGTTGGTGAACGTCTGGCCCGCCTCCAGCAGCTGCAGCCTCTGGACAAGGCGGTTCAGTTCGGAAAGGTCTAAATTGCAACGGTTCAGTTCTGGAAGGAGGATTAGTTTAGTGAAGCAGCATGCGGCTCTCAACAAAACGTTTGAAACGAACCTTGAGCGCAGACATCAGGAGGCGAACTCTGCTGCAGCCACGCCGACACTTTGCTGTCGACAGCATCCTTGGCGGAGCTCGGAGGGCAACTCTTTGGCCGTCCGCCGAGGAAGGCGGCGTCCAGCGTGAGTCCGTTGTGGGCGCCGCCGtgtcccgccgccgccgccgctgcctcgTTTTTCTTGTACGAGCGATGCGCCTGTAGCTTGGTCACCCAAATGTAGAAGAGCTCGTGGCTCTTTGCCTTCAATTGCACGAGAAACCTTCTTTAGCATCAAACACATGTGAATGAAgttatgaaacaaaacaatcaccTTCATGTGATACAAAATGTCTCCTGCGTCCAAATCGATCCGGTTGGACTTCTTGTTGATGGACATGACAGCGCTGCTGATGTCCAGAGAGCCCTGCACTCTTCCTATGGACACCTGTTAGCATTTTGCGTTAGCATACATCCTAAGAAGCACTGATGTCATTTCATCATATGCACTTACATCTTGTTGATTTTTACAATATCTCAAGATCCCTCCCTCCAGTACAAAGTAGCGCTGtacgaataaaaaaatatataaaattagactgaaaagaaatgtttaaaGAGACATTTTTGAAGGGCCAGTTATCTATTTAGTCACCTTGTGCCAGCCTTTAAGCGGCCACTTCCTCCTCTTGAGAAGATAACCTTCACAGACGCCCGGAGTGCTCATCTCTTGAGGATGCTCCCCCGCGGCATTCGCTTCCACTTGGAAGTCGTCGACCACTTCCCAGTCTTTAATCAGCTGGAAGAAAGAAACCAGTTGGTTGCCCCGTTTCGACAAAAGTCGTTTTTCCAACCGTCACCTGTCGCGAGTGTCGAGACGACagagtgctgctgctgcgggaTGGCGGAGCTTTGTTCCATGTGGGCGACGACTTCTCCAGGCCGCTCGCCAACGACTGGCTGCGATTTAGGGCCGAGGAAGTCATTTGGGAACGGCTACGATCTGATGCGACGCACCCCGCCAACCACCTGCAGGGACCACAACAGTGTGACGTTTAATTTTCTGAGTCAAGACATTTTGTCTTCAGCTGAGAGAAGCACTAAAGAAGACACGACACGTGCCGCAATTAGCATGTCCCGGCGTTTCCCCGGCCGACTGCCAGGAGGATTACTAACTTTGTCCTAATTGGTTTTTCAAGCAGACCCTTTTTAGCAACACGAGTAGCTGCACACTCCAATGCAAATAGAAAATTCTCACCACGCAGCAGACAATTTTTTTAGGTGGTTGGGAATCCCTgatattgaaaaaatatgttttgtggAGACAAAAATAGTGAGACACAGCTCTTCCAACACAATCCATAACTCAATCAGAGGATGGACTAGTTTGAAGTTAATTTTTGCTATGGACTACATAGCAGGTCCcgttgacctttgacctcccAAATCATCTCCCAAGAGGTGCACATGCTCTCTTCAGGTCCTGTGTTACATAAACGGGATGAGAGGATTTGGCGGTGAGCTCGCAAACACACAACCCTCcacaataattttttttaacttcaacaAGGCCTGGCTTGATTGCTTTTTCTATAACTCcccctcaaaataaaaaaagattaaaatctgaaatgaaacttttttttgtgacaaacATAAATGTTCATTTCCTAAGCCCCCTCAACGAGAAAAAGTTCCTCATCGCAAGTAAACACGGCGGCCCAATCGTTTGCCGTCACCCTGGCCAAAAACAGCCGCTTTGACCTTTCTGAAGATGTCAGCGCTTTCTTTTCAGCTTGCGGTCGGTTGAGATAAGAAGATATCCTAGCACCATCTCGCCGGTACACCCCACAAAATATTTGGGCGATAACATCCACTCTTGAGCGCTTGGGCTGACTGGTGTGATGAGGTCAGTGGAGAGGATTTCATCTAAAGCCTTTAAGATGACACCGCACCCCCTCAACCGCAAACACCCCGTCAAGTGACTCGAGCACATGAAAATTTGTGATCGCTTGTGCTCCTAATATCTACAAGCAGTGATGTCACTCGCACTTTGATATTCatccataataataattccaaCATATGATATTCATCATCTAAACactttttccttttgattCTGATTTATGACTCCTACCTGGATTTCAGCTGTGTGAATCATGGTCCATCCATCACAAGACtctggagtgtgtgtgtggggggggggggtctgctATAAGAGAACCAGAATCATCAGGTTCGTCCGGGGCGGTTGTCGGCCACTTCCACACGCACGTCACTCACTTTGCTGAATAGGATGCGCGTCAACGAGGACGCGTGCACCAGGACGTCCTGGACGTGATCCGTATTAGTGGGAATTACAGCAAGCGGCCCGCAGAGGAGCaggtggggagggggtgggtgccggtgtgtgtgtgtgtgcgtgtgttacaCCACCCTCTTCACGCTTGTGCACCTCAGATTATCAGACGCTAATCTGAGGATTAGCGGCCTAGGAGCTGCCGTTGCTTGTGCCCTTGTTAGACCACACCACCTACAGGCCACATGGTATCATCACAAGTCAATTTTGCAGTTTCTATGCAGCACGTTTTTGGGTGTAAATTCTCATGTTTTCAATCAAACTGGATATTAATTTATGAtatgatattattattttggtcATCACTcaacttaaaaaaagcaacagagGCTTCAAACTGTTTAATGCCACTTGCAGTTGAAGTATAAATATGGAAGTCTCAAATGTGATCATAACATGTCTACTtagtacaaataaaaaatgaaaaaattcaactcacagtcacaaaaaaactttaatgtaaataatgataattgAGACCTTCAACGTCATCTCACGTGGTTTCCTGGGCTTCAGCCTGCTGCGCTACATACTGCTGCAACAGCGCCGTCAGGTGTGTGGGGTGCTGCCGCAGCAGGGTGCTGGTTTGCGAAACCATCACGCTCAAGGCGCTCACCAGCTCGCCCTGGACCACGCTGACTGACGGCAGCTTGGCGTAGCTCGCCACGCCCTGCGCACTCAGCAGCGTGTTCTCCACACACGCTCCTGTAAGAGACAATTTAAAATTTCAAAAGACCGCCTGAATgcttcaaacattttaaataatcaaatgCTGGTACTATAAAACGGTCCAGAGACTTTGactcaaaaaaatgaaaggtaCCTAGTAGAATCATTTGCGGGCTGACCCGCAGCGTGGACAGCATTTCTTTCACTTTAGGCTCTTTGCTGACAAACAGCACGGTGGGTCCGATGAACAGGGGAGCCAAGTTGCTGTAAATGCTCTCGCTGAGGAAGGAACGCATCACCTGCACACGAGCACGGAAGGACATTACGTGACAGTTTTTGAGCAAAGGCAGACACTGTGGATTAAAGCAACATAATCTAATAACAATTCTCAACAACAACGTAGAGCCTAGAGCTGAGTTTTTACATCCTGGttgttgtatttgtttacCTGGTTGGGGAAGAACTTGACCTTAATGCCATGCTTGTGGAACCTGTTCTTGAGCATCATCATGTCATCAGAGGTGGAGCCATTATTCTGTGCCACAGCCACCATCTTGCAGTCACGGAAGACCTCCTCCAGGTCTTGCTTCAGCAACTTTATCAAGTGACTCTCCTGGACACAAATAACTTTTAGTGATACGTCCTCTTGAGCTGCGTAATGGTGACATCATGTTTACTCAAAAAAGATTGTTACCTGCTCCTGGACCACGACTGTTTCAGGTGGGTACGCGCCGGGGGGAGCCGGCGGCTTTGGGGGAATGTACTCTGTCACAGCCATCAGCTTCTGTTTAAGGAAGTGCATCGGTTTTCTGTGGCGGGTGACAGCCTTGGAGCCATGCCGAATGGTCTGAGTTAGGGGGAGCCATCCTGgaagataaataaacatttacatGACCGCCGGATAGTGTCTTCTTCATCTGTGGTGACAGCAATGACGTATTAAAGGGGCGACGGAGTAGTATCTTCATCGATAAGTACAGTACATATGTGTATAAAGACAACTACTGATTAAAAAGGTCAGCAATGAGTGAATTATTCCGAAAACTACCGTAGTGCTACCGCCTGTAGTAACAGCAGTAATACTACAACATGCTATGAGCTAAACGGTCATCAGTTAGCTGCAATTTAGCAGTAATTTAGCGATCGCCGGGGTGAAAAAACTGTCaatatagattttttatatCATAAAAGCTCGCATTATCGCTACTCCGTTACGATGAAAGCTGCAGTGAATGCGcgatataaataaagattatATTGTATTACCTGTTTTAGGTAGTAATTTTGCACACAAGGTCGCCGCCATATTTGACAGGAAGTGTATTGCGGAAGTGACGTAATGCCACGCTCATAATAGCGGTGATATTTTTTATAAGTGTAGTAGTATTAGCAGACCATGACTAATACACGGAAATACCACAACTAAAGACttccacatttctttttatgaatCCTAATGCTTTTCTACATGTCCGCGGTCATCCTTTTTGAAAGTCATCAAGACGATAATCCATGAACCATTGGTTTGGGTATGACATTGCGTATACAGTATTATTTTTCTGTCAACCAACTGCTGAAGCTAAACGAAGTTATACATTAACGTCAGTAACAAAACTTACGCAATATTTTTGCGTAACGCTAACTCGTTACGTCACATGTGCGACAGGCATGAGGCACATACTGTCATTGGGACcgattgtattatttattcgaGCAAATCGCACATTCCTTTCGCCTCCGACTGCGTGCAAACCAAGGgtctttgcacattttttttgccgACAGTCGACGCGTGACAGCTCCAGCATGGATCTCAGTGACATGAGGAAGAAATACAAAGGAGACGAGGAGGTGAGCATTGCAATAACACTGAAGTCGCTCTTATGGATATCTTATTGAGATCCCAAAAGTTGCGTATGTCTCCATTAATGCACATGCACGCTCTGCTACACTAATGAGGCGTTGAGGGTCTGTAGGAacaaatgaatgtcactgacaGTAGAATTGTGTTCATTTCAGTGTTTTGAGGAGAACCAGCTATCTTCTCTGGACCCAATCAAGCAGTTTGGAAGCTGGTTCGGTGAAGCCACCCAGTGTCCTGAGATTGGAGAGGCCAACGCCATGTGCATCGCCACGGCAACCAAGTGAGCAACCTCTTGCATGCATGTTCACAACTATGGTGAAACCTTTTACTTCAAAGTAAGTTgcgactttaaaaataaatactcaagTATAGATACCTGAAATCTTTTTTCGCCTGTGTCAGAGACGGACGCCCGTCGGCCCGCATGGTTCTGCTTAAAGGTTACAGCGACAATGGATTCCGATTCTTCACCAACTACGAGAGCCGCAAGGGAAGGGAGCTGGTTAGTAGCTgcgacctttgaccttttgcATCCTCCAATCTCACCGTAATCATGCTGCCGTTCATCCACAGGAGGGCAACCCTTACGCCTGTCTCGTCTTCTACTGGGAGCCTTTGAACAGACAGGTGAGACAAaatctcctctctctctctttgtgtTGATCGATTTCCGACTTTTGTCCCCGGCAGATCCGCATTGAGGGCGAGGTGGAGCGAATCCCCTACCAGAGCTCTTGTGATTATTTCCACTCACGGCCAAAAAGCAGCCAGATCGGGGCGGTGGTGAGCAGGCAGAGCACGCCGGTTCCCAACAGAGACGTAAGAAGAACCAAAAGCAACACGCTCCtcaaacattcatttttcacTGTAAGTTCATCATGTCGTTTTAGTTCCTGAGGGAGAAAAATGCAGAGCTAGAGGAAAAGTATAAGGACACACAAGTGCCAATGCCAGACTACTGGTGAGTAGCATTTCATTGCCCGGATTATATTTGACATTCACAGAAGCTGCTGTTCTGTtgtttaccatgcattttccATCCGTCCACTAGGGGGGGCTATATGGTGAAACCCCAGCTGATAGAGTTCTGGCAGGGTCAAACCAACAGGCTCCACGACCGCATCGTCTTCACAAAAGTGGCTGCAGACGCTGAGCTAGGCGAGCATCAGCGGCGTGGAGAAGGTTGCTGGGCTTATCAGCGACTCTCGCCGTGATCGCCCGACATCGGCG of Syngnathus acus chromosome 19, fSynAcu1.2, whole genome shotgun sequence contains these proteins:
- the pnpo gene encoding pyridoxine-5'-phosphate oxidase isoform X1 translates to MFTQKRLLPAPGPRLFQSTRDSSSMDLSDMRKKYKGDEECFEENQLSSLDPIKQFGSWFGEATQCPEIGEANAMCIATATKDGRPSARMVLLKGYSDNGFRFFTNYESRKGRELEGNPYACLVFYWEPLNRQIRIEGEVERIPYQSSCDYFHSRPKSSQIGAVVSRQSTPVPNRDFLREKNAELEEKYKDTQVPMPDYWGGYMVKPQLIEFWQGQTNRLHDRIVFTKVAADAELGEHQRRGEGCWAYQRLSP
- the pnpo gene encoding pyridoxine-5'-phosphate oxidase isoform X2, whose product is MFTQKRLLPAPGPRLFQCFEENQLSSLDPIKQFGSWFGEATQCPEIGEANAMCIATATKDGRPSARMVLLKGYSDNGFRFFTNYESRKGRELEGNPYACLVFYWEPLNRQIRIEGEVERIPYQSSCDYFHSRPKSSQIGAVVSRQSTPVPNRDFLREKNAELEEKYKDTQVPMPDYWGGYMVKPQLIEFWQGQTNRLHDRIVFTKVAADAELGEHQRRGEGCWAYQRLSP
- the pnpo gene encoding pyridoxine-5'-phosphate oxidase isoform X3, with the translated sequence MDLSDMRKKYKGDEECFEENQLSSLDPIKQFGSWFGEATQCPEIGEANAMCIATATKDGRPSARMVLLKGYSDNGFRFFTNYESRKGRELEGNPYACLVFYWEPLNRQIRIEGEVERIPYQSSCDYFHSRPKSSQIGAVVSRQSTPVPNRDFLREKNAELEEKYKDTQVPMPDYWGGYMVKPQLIEFWQGQTNRLHDRIVFTKVAADAELGEHQRRGEGCWAYQRLSP